In Cryptomeria japonica chromosome 5, Sugi_1.0, whole genome shotgun sequence, the genomic window CTAAACTTGGGCCTTTTAGCATCTCCATGTCTAATAAGTTCGTGGTTATTGGTTGCAACACATTCGGTACCTTCACGTTTGGGAAATGGGGAGAGGCTAGATGTGTATCAACATGTGACCCTCAGAATGAATCTTGGACGTTGAAGAATTTCTTAAAAAGTGCTCCATATTGTCGCCATGGCTGTTGTGAAATTACACTTCCAAATAACTGGTACTGGATAAATTTCACTGGTGGAGGTGTGTTTTATTTAAATGGTGATGAAAAATGTGGCTTCTCCACCGTATTGGATCCCTCCACCTTCCACGTATATAACAATAAAACAAGCCTATTTTGGGGAGATGGGCTGAAGGCTTATTATGGTCTCCACCTTAACTGGGGTATCGGCGAAGATAATTGCTCCATGGCTAAAGAAACTGGTAAATATTCTTGCTCCATCGACGCAGAATGCATTGACTCCCCTTCACCTAGGGGGCACGTATGCAAATGTCATCCTGGGTATGAAGGAAATGGTTACTCTAAAGGCACAGCATGCACAGGTACATTTCTTTATTAGAATCATTATTAGCATCATTTCTCTTTTATAAATAGTCATATTTGTAATTTCAAAGCTATTAACATTATGATGTGAATGTTCAGACATAAATGAATGTAGTCATACAAACACGAATGTGTGTTGAACAAGAGGATGGAGGAATATGCCAGAATTTGCCAGGTTCCTACAATTGTTCGTGTGCAAAGGGATACAAGGGAGATGGCTTTCAAAACGGGACAAGATGTGCATCCAAAAGCTCTAACGACCTCAAATCTGCAATCATAGGTGAGTATATGGCGTCTCTTTCtatatttttaatttcttaaaCAACTCAGTCGGTAAAAAAAATTCTGTTTGGTGAGAGTGCAGGCTCTGTTTCTTCATTTGTTGGAGTTTCTATGGTAGCTTCTGGACTATTTTGGTGGTGGAGCATAAGTCGTTTGAAAAATGCGAGAAAGAAGAACTTCGAGCAGAATGGCGGAGAAGAGTTGGAAAAGCTGCTCGTTTCCATGGGAGGGAAACAAAGTTTCAAACTGTTTTCTGAAAGAGAGCTGGAAATAGCTTCCAAAAATTATTCAATAAAAATAGGGAAAGGTGGCTTTGCAACTGTCTACAAAGGAGTTCTTCAGGACGGCACACCCATAGCAATTAAAAAAGCCGAATCAATTTCAAACAAGGAGTTCAACAACGAAATTGTAATTCTGTCCCATATTAGTCACAGGAATATAGTGCGATTGCTTGGTTGTTGTTTGCAAACCAAATCTCCATTGGTTGTATATGAATTTGTGCCAAATGGGACAGTTTTTGAGCATCTACATTCCAAAGAAAAGGAATTGTCCTGGGAGACAAGGTGGCAGATTGCCATGGAAACGGCAGAGGCGATGACCTATATGCATGATCAAGCTTCTCACGGCATTTTCCACAGAGACATTAAATCTTCAAATATTCTGCTGGACAACACATTCACACCAAAAGTAGCAGACTTTGGCATTTCTCGGCTACGCCCTTCAGATGATGAACACTTGAGCACCATGCATTCCTGTGGCACTCCAGGCTATGTGGATCCTGAGTTCAACAATACCAACCAGTTTACAGATAGGAGTGATGTTTTCAGCTTTGGTGTAGTTTTGGTGGAGCTTCTCACGGGTTTGACACCATTGGTGTCTACTGAAGGATCTCCCCGTTATCTGTATGACCGATTCCTCTCTGCCATTAATGGCAACTGTCTCActaatattttagatcataaaGTGATGAAAGAGGAAAACCAAGGGCAAATGGAAAATATGGCAAGGTTAGCACAAGAATGTTTGCAAAAAGAAGCAAAATCAAGGCCGTCGATGAGAGAGGTAGTGGAGAAACTTTATTGGATAAGAGTCGCCACAAAACAGCCAAGGCCTGTCGAGCACACCAGTGATCTATACCAGACTGCGCTAAACTATCATACTTTGCCAAGTACCAGTGATAATGCAAAGGAACATTATTACAGCGTAGCATCTTGTTCAACAAACAATTCAGATTGTCCCACCACTACATTCTTTCAGATTGAGATGTCAGATAAGCATGCTCGATGATTAAAGCAATTCACGACCAAACAAGCAAACAAGGCAAGGCATTCTAAATTTCGTTTTTCTTTGTAACTGGAAAATGGCTCCGTCTCTAGCGATTTGCATTTGATTACAATTATATATGTTTTTTCTAGTAGCAGGCGTTCTCTACCTAGTTGATTGAAAAGTAGGTCATATCTTATTATCCTGGTGTGATGCAACAAATCATATTTACTCCAGTTATTTCTTATTTCATGCAatatatatgcatgcttgtattTTATAAACAACAGCTACTGCAGTTAGGACATGTTTCGTCTCCCATTATAGTTACATTTTGAAGTGTCCGAATGTACAAGAAGGGTATGATTGGTGCAAGGGAAAAAGTTGTAACTACGCACAATCTAAGTGCAAATAAATGCATGTTTTTTTATATAATTTGTTATCTAcattttacataatttttttttctaatgcaATTAAGATATGTTGAAAAATATGCATCAAATGTACATTTTAAATATCTTTTAAATGTTTGTATAAAAttctttaaatataaatatacttgtGTATAATTTATAAATTCGATAtgtaaaaaatttaatatattcatATTATGTAGTAAATATATACTTAACTGAAAAATATATAATTATCTACAATTATTAATATATTCAATTGTTTATCAGTGTTATTGTTTATGATATGGATATTTGATACAAGAGCATCGAGGAGTATAGGAGAAATCTTGCTTTGaccaaaagtatttatttaatttagctaAGTTTGGCATTTTCAATAAGGGCTAAATGCAACCTATCATATGTCTCCATGCACTTAGAAAACAGTCCAATAGGACATAAGGGatagaaaatatttaatatttgtggtCTATGTGTGAGGACAATTGTAATTTTCAAGAGTGGACAcatttttctattgatgcaaaATCAAGAAAATCCCCATCTTGGCTTTGAAGTGGGGAAGGAGAAGATTCATACACTCACATGTACTGAGCGGTTACATAGAGAATGGGAAAAGACACCTCATTAGGTGCCAGCTTTTAAAAATTTAAAGGACACCATCTTAAGCAACTTCTTGGGGGAAGTTGAATAGTAATCTATTGGCTCCATGTTGTATTTCTTTATCTCcatttttaaaatatttgaaagcaagtgttatataaaaagagatgagaaTATCTAGGGAAGTTTGTTGCAAGGCCATATGAAGGAATTTTTTTAGCATGATCAAATTGAGATTGCAACTACAAATGTCAAATTTATTAAAGAATGGAATCAAATTGAGATTGCAACTAAACTTGAGAATGAAATAGAAGTTATGCTAGTTGTTGTAGAGGAGAAGGATAATTttgaagacaaagaagagaaaagtGCGTAAGAAAATGAGCTTGAACAAGCACCAAAGATACCTACAAATTATATGTGAAATAATCATTCAAAATAGAAGGTCattagagacaagaataaaggagttcaaACAAGGAgaaaacttgcaaaaactaacaATTAAGCAAATCGGGTGGAGCCAAAGACCTATGCGAAAGCTAGCAAAGGTGGAAGTTgggtaaaggcaatggaagaggagctgaatCGGATAGAGAAGAATCGTACATGGGAACTAGTGCAAAGTGGGTGTTctagaacaagctaaatgaagatggaaaagtcacaAGAAACAAGACAAGAATGGTTGTAAGGGTTACCCACAAGTTGAAATAATAGATTTTGTGGAGACATTTTCTCTAATAGAAAGGATAgaggctataaggatgtttctagcatttgtagcacataataactataaggtatattagatggatattaagtcaacattcttgaatggagaacttgaaggaGAGGTATACATTGAACAATTAGATGGGTTTAAGTTGTCAAAAGATCTAGATATGGTCTACAAACTCAGGAAGGAACTTTATGgactaaagaaagctcctagagctttgtatgcaaggttggacatatATTTGTTACTGCAGAACTTCAATTAAGCTACCACAGATATCCATACCTATTTTAAGGTTTAAGGTGATAAATTGTTTATTGTTGTTATGTATGTTGATAgtatcatttttggtggagatgatggtaTTTTTAAGAATTTCGCAGAAGGATTTTGAGATGTCAATGGAAGGTGAATTGtctttctttcttggtcttcaagttacaCAGTCAAAACATGATATTTTCATTTCTCAGACCACGCATATCAAGgaaatgttaaagaagtttggCACAAATAATTGTAAGCCAGTTGCAACCCATATGTCTACTAATTGTAAGTTGAGAAAATATGATGGATCTCTCTGGATGTTGATTAGAAATAGTGGAGATCTATGGTTGAAGGATTGTTGTATTTGGTTGCTTCAAGATTTTATATTATGTATATTGTATGTTTGGTTGTCATATCTCAAGCTAATCCTAAGCAATCTAATGTTCAAGAAGTTAAGAGAGTTTTTATATATTAGAAAGGGACTACAAATTATGATTTTGGGTATAATAAGGAGGATGTGATTTCACTTTCAAAGCATATACAAATGCTAATTGGTCCAAATGTGTATATGATAGAAAAAGTACATGGTGTGGTGCATTTCTCTTTGCAGACAAATTGGTCTCTTAGTTGAGTAAGAAGAAAGATTTCATGTCAATATCTACTGTAGAGGTAGAATATATTGTTGTAGTATCTTGTTGCACTCAGGACatatggatgaagaaaactcttagagatatcaagATGAAGTATGAGGAACCAatccctattatgtgtgataatacaagtacaattAATACTAGAAAGAATCTAGTGATGTATTCGaggactaaacatgtttctatccaTTGTGACAAAATTGTAGACTAAATTTTGTAAGaaattttgcatcaatgttttgggtCACACTCCATGAACCATCATTAGGATGAGAAGATCAGTTGATCTAGAAAGAAATGAGGTATCATTtattaagagagaaggttgtaaaGAAGTAAGTCATGTTGAAGTATGCACCTACAAAAGgtcatattgcagatattttcagtaAGGTGTTGGGGAAGGATACATTTGAGCATCTCTAGTAAAAGTTAAGGGCTATTGCTCTTCCTTCTCCAAACTAAGATACATAAAAGCGGTGCATCTTTTGAAGGAGAGATTCAAAGAAAACACTCCCAAAACCACTAACAGCAAAAAAAGGGAAGGAATGGAAAAACCCTCAAAAGCCATAGATAGAAGCAAGCCCCCCGCAAAGCAAGAATAAGGATCAGCCAATGAAGCACAACGcaacaaaagaaagagaaatgaaatcCCCCTTTCAAATGGAACAACATGACTCtaatcatcctccacatcctcaatt contains:
- the LOC131032690 gene encoding putative wall-associated receptor kinase-like 16; this encodes MNVVIQTRMCVEQEDGGICQNLPGSYNCSCAKGYKGDGFQNGTRCASKSSNDLKSAIIGSVSSFVGVSMVASGLFWWWSISRLKNARKKNFEQNGGEELEKLLVSMGGKQSFKLFSERELEIASKNYSIKIGKGGFATVYKGVLQDGTPIAIKKAESISNKEFNNEIVILSHISHRNIVRLLGCCLQTKSPLVVYEFVPNGTVFEHLHSKEKELSWETRWQIAMETAEAMTYMHDQASHGIFHRDIKSSNILLDNTFTPKVADFGISRLRPSDDEHLSTMHSCGTPGYVDPEFNNTNQFTDRSDVFSFGVVLVELLTGLTPLVSTEGSPRYLYDRFLSAINGNCLTNILDHKVMKEENQGQMENMARLAQECLQKEAKSRPSMREVVEKLYWIRVATKQPRPVEHTSDLYQTALNYHTLPSTSDNAKEHYYSVASCSTNNSDCPTTTFFQIEMSDKHAR